The proteins below are encoded in one region of Carcharodon carcharias isolate sCarCar2 chromosome 2, sCarCar2.pri, whole genome shotgun sequence:
- the irs1 gene encoding insulin receptor substrate 1-B: MASPPEPSSPSAESFSDVRKVGYLRKPKSMHRRFFVLRAPSELGPARLEYYENEKKWRHKAGAPKRSVHLESCFNINKRADSKNKYLVALYTRDEYFAVAADCESEQEIWYQALLELHNRGKGAEERGERDGGAPAAATAGLAAGEESYGEASPGPAFKEVWQVVLKPKGLGHTKNLVGIYRLCLTHKTISLVKLNSEAAAVVLQLMNIRRCGHSENFFFIEVGRSAVTGPGEFWMQVDDSVVAQNMHETILEAMKAMSEEFRPRSKSQSASSSNPISVPLRRHLNNPPPSQVGLSRRSRTESITATSPAGKHSSFRVRASSDGEGTMSRPASVDGSPVSPSATRTHSHRHRGGCRLHPPLNHSRSIPMPSTHCSPSATSPVSLSSSSTSGHGSTSDSLFPRRSSASISGSPSDGGFISSDEYGSSPCDFRNSFRSVTPDSLGHTPPAREEQELNNYIYMGKHSSLAPSCQNRGSQRWTPTKAEDTDSDKGFRKRAHSSGTSPPTVMHQKTSSQTSTASFEEYTEMTPSYPGNRLSSSKNSAFVPTHSYPEECLDLQLGEGRRYSQMDDGYMPMSPGVAPIPNKNDYMPMSPKSVSAPQQIINPRQHSRKDGYMMMSPSGSCSPENVNYGKIWTNGGNSKLSVESNDGKLSCSDYINMSPASCSTTSTPPDCFFNPVEEPHKPVCSYFSLPRSFKHVHRKNDESPLRIAVNSGRLLYGEDSSSSTSSDSLGGQDGGHHTVNPVKKELYVPMKGKLVRPTRLSLDNTKASTLPRTREHPLPPEPKSPGEYVNIEFSDKNFSSSSLSLIEPSSAGGIHPVRQRPSMSEYMNMNLRIDASKFGYVSKPAVDVTSSVTACTSSTCRKDRGQASCDYVSMQLVTTCPDLLESSVSNYTEMTVGGGITSSISVLPRAEESSLNTVSDVVAGPMMDQISGRSAFTVLNLVPNRNQGAKVIRVDPQGRRRHSSETFTSTANVTGMTLSYVDHIKRHSSVSFENVWLNKPGDSLASSAKDQPNDATVQNDCENVMNYIDLDLVNDFNNKDWTSSQHVTAHQPHGSTSGGDDDLNSYASITFQKPDEISKPTEREE, translated from the coding sequence CGGCCCGGCTCGAGTACTACGAGAACGAGAAGAAATGGAGGCACAAGGCGGGCGCTCCCAAGCGCTCGGTCCACCTGGAGAGCTGCTTCAACATCAACAAGCGGGCCGACTCCAAGAACAAGTACCTGGTGGCCCTCTACACCCGGGACGAGTACTTCGCCGTGGCCGCCGACTGTGAGAGCGAGCAGGAGATCTGGTACCAGgcgctgctggagctgcacaacCGGGGCAAGGGGGCCGAGGAGCGGGGCGAGCGCGACGGCGGGGCCCCCGCCGCCGCCACCGCCGGCCTGGCGGCGGGGGAGGAGAGCTACGGGGAGGCCAGCCCCGGGCCGGCTTTCAAGGAAGTTTGGCAAGTGGTGCTGAAGCCCAAAGGCTTGGGGCACACCAAGAACCTGGTGGGCATCTACCGGCTGTGCCTGACCCACAAGAccatcagcctggtgaagctcaACTCGGAGGCGGCGGCCGTGGTCTTGCAGCTGATGAATATCCGGCGCTGCGGCCACTCGGAGAATTTCTTCTTCATCGAGGTGGGCCGGTCAGCGGTCACCGGCCCGGGGGAGTTTTGGATGCAGGTGGACGACTCGGTGGTGGCGCAGAACATGCACGAGACCATCCTGGAGGCGATGAAGGCGATGAGCGAGGAATTCCGACCCCGCAGCAAGAGCCAGTCGGCCTCCAGCTCCAACCCCATCTCGGTGCCCCTCCGAAGGCACCTCAACAACCCGCCGCCCAGCCAGGTCGGGTTGAGCCGCCGGTCGCGGACCGAGAGCATCACCGCCACCTCGCCGGCTGGCAAGCACAGCTCGTTCCGGGTGCGGGCCTCCAGCGACGGCGAGGGTACCATGTCCCGACCGGCCTCTGTGGACGGCAGCCCGGTCAGCCCGAGTGCCACCCGGACCCATTCCCACCGACACCGAGGTGGCTGTAGGCTGCACCCCCCCCTCAATCACAGCAGGTCTATCCCCATGCCATCCACACACTGTTCCCCGTCAGCTACAAGTCCCGTCAGTTTGTCCTCCAGCAGCACCAGTGGCCACGGATCCACCTCCGACAGCCTTTTCCCTAGGCGTTCCAGCGCCTCCATCTCAGGCTCACCTAGCGATGGGGGGTTCATTTCTTCAGATGAGTACGGATCTAGCCCTTGTGATTTCAGGAATTCCTTCAGAAGCGTCACTCCCGATTCCTTGGGACATACTCCTCCTGCAAGGGAGGAGCAGGAGTTAAATAATTACATCTATATGGGGAAACATTCTAGCCTGGCTCCAAGTTGTCAGAACAGGGGGAGTCAAAGGTGGACTCCGACCAAAGCTGAAGATACAGACTCAGATAAGGGGTTTAGGAAGCGGGCTCATTCATCAGGTACTTCACCACCCACAGTGATGCACCAAAAGACCTCTTCTCAAACTTCCACTGCCTCCTTTGAGGAATACACAGAGATGACACCATCTTACCCTGGCAATCGTTTATCATCCAGTAAAAATTCTGCTTTTGTACCTACTCACTCATATCCTGAGGAGTGTTTAGATCTTCAGTTGGGAGAAGGTAGGCGTTACAGCCAAATGGATGATGGTTATATGCCAATGTCACCTGGAGTTGCTCCTATACCCAATAAAAATGACTATATGCCAATGAGCCCAAAAAGTGTTTCTGCCCCACAGCAGATTATTAACCCACGCCAGCATTCTCGAAAAGATGGTTATATGATGATGTCACCTAGTGGCAGTTGCTCACCAGAAAATGTGAACTATGGAAAAATATGGACTAACGGAGGGAATTCTAAGCTGTCTGTTGAGAGTAATGATGGGAAATTGTCATGTAGTGATTACATAAATATGTCCCCTGCAAGTTGCTCAACAACAAGCACTCCACCAGACTGCTTCTTCAATCCAGTTGAAGAACCTCATAAACCTGTTTGTTCGTActtctctctgcctcgctccttTAAACATGTACATAGAAAAAATGATGAGTCCCCTTTACGAATTGCTGTAAATTCAGGCCGCCTGTTGTATGGTGAAGATTCTTCTTCTTCTACCAGCAGCGATAGTTTAGGAGGACAAGATGGCGGGCATCATACAGTTAACCCTGTTAAAAAAGAATTGTATGTACCGATGAAAGGTAAACTTGTACGACCCACTAGGCTGTCACTTGATAATACTAAGGCAAGTACACTGCCCAGAACACGAGAGCATCCCCTTCCTCCAGAGCCAAAAAGCCCAGGCGAGTATGTAAATATTGAATTCAGTGATAAAAACTTTTCTTCTAGTTCATTATCTCTCATTGAGCCCTCTTCAGCTGGAGGCATTCATCCTGTTCGACAAAGGCCATCCATGTCAGAATACATGAACATGAATTTAAGAATAGACGCATCCAAATTTGGTTATGTATCAAAACCCGCAGTGGACGTCACCAGCTCTGTAACTGCCTGCACATCCAGCACTTGCAGAAAAGATAGAGGGCAGGCTAGCTGTGATTATGTTAGTATGCAGCTAGTTACCACCTGCCCAGACTTACTGGAATCATCAGTGAGTAACTATACAGAAATGACAGTTGGTGGAGGTATAACGTCTTCCATATCCGTTCTACCTCGGGCAGAAGAGAGCTCTTTGAACACTGTTTCTGATGTAGTGGCTGGTCCTATGATGGACCAGATTTCCGGGAGGAGTGCCTTTACTGTGCTTAATCTTGTCCCCAATCGGAACCAAGGTGCCAAAGTTATCCGTGTTGATCCTCAAGGAAGAAGACGACATAGTTCGGAGACTTTCACTTCCACAGCCAACGTGACTGGCATGACCCTATCTTATGTTGATCACATTAAACGACATAGTTCAGTGTCCTTTGAAAATGTGTGGCTTAACAAACCAGGAGATTCTCTGGCTTCAAGTGCCAAAGACCAGCCAAATGATGCCACGGTGCAGAATGATTGTGAGAATGTTATGAATTACATTGATTTGGACTTGGTAAACGATTTTAACAACAAAGACTGGACCTCCTCTCAGCATGTAACCGCTCATCAACCTCATGGAAGTACTTCTGGTGGTGATGATGATCTGAATTCATATGCAAGCATCACCTTTCAGAAGCCAGATGAAATCAGTAAGCCTACAGAAAGGGAAG